The Nitrospirota bacterium nucleotide sequence TTAAGAGATTTTCTTTATAACTCTGTGTTCTCTGTGAACTCTGTGGTTATATTATCTATAAGAATGTTGAAAGACTTAAAGAGGTTAATATGTATGAACTTATGATAGAGACCAGCTTTTCGGCAGCGCATCAGCTCAGGGGATATATGGGCAAATGCGAGAAGCTACATGGCCATAACTGGAAGGTGCAGGTCTTTGTAACAGCAGAGAGTCTCAATGAAATAGGGATAGCCATAGATTTCCATGAGCTAAAAAGAATAACAAATGAAATCCTGATGCCTTTAGAACATTCGTTTTTAAATGAGCTTTTTCCTTTTACTGAAATTAATCCATCTTCTGAGAACATCGCTAAGTGGCTCTATGAGTCAATCAGAAAAAAGATAAATTATGATAATCTCGAGGTTTCAGCAGTAATGGTCTGGGAGACCGAGACTGCATCGGCGACATATTATGAACACGAATAGATATTCGGTTCAAGTTACAAACTTGAACCCGCCGGGAGGGTAAGTGTCATTCCCGCATGCTTCCCCGATAGAGGCATTCGGGGACAAGTTTAGCGGGAATCCAGTGTTTGTAAATTCAATAAGTTCTGGATTCCTGCCCCGCTCCCTGCGGGTTCAATTTTGCAAATTGAACCCTTAAGTTTGATATTCGGGAGACTGG carries:
- the queD gene encoding 6-carboxytetrahydropterin synthase QueD, encoding MYELMIETSFSAAHQLRGYMGKCEKLHGHNWKVQVFVTAESLNEIGIAIDFHELKRITNEILMPLEHSFLNELFPFTEINPSSENIAKWLYESIRKKINYDNLEVSAVMVWETETASATYYEHE